One region of uncultured Desulfovibrio sp. genomic DNA includes:
- a CDS encoding DegT/DnrJ/EryC1/StrS aminotransferase family protein, whose translation MSMRLSRSIVGEAEARAVSRVITEDGYLGMGNEVRLFEEEVARYLGVKPSQVISVNTGTAALHLAVDAVAAQCRVDGKPEVLVPSLTFVASFQAITAAGCQPVACDVLPETGTIDLADAERRLTPRTIAIMPVHYASNPWHIDAIYDFARAKGLRVVEDAAHAFGCKSKGRMIGSFGDMVCFSFDGIKNITCGEGGCLVAFDEAAGNLASDARLLSVANDAKQRFAGARSWDPDVTRQGWRYHMSNIMAAIGRVQLGRLESEFIPARRMLTAIYEQRLANVEGLALLATDPQDFVVRHIMPVRVLGGRKDAVKEFMAARDIPTGVHYKPNHLLSCFGGGAESLPVTEQLYGELVTLPLHPGLSAEDVESVCDALVAALK comes from the coding sequence ATGTCCATGCGTCTTTCCCGCTCCATTGTGGGTGAAGCTGAAGCCCGCGCCGTAAGCCGTGTTATTACTGAAGACGGCTACCTCGGCATGGGCAACGAAGTGCGTCTTTTTGAAGAAGAAGTCGCCCGCTACCTCGGCGTCAAGCCCAGTCAGGTTATTTCCGTAAATACAGGTACTGCGGCCCTGCATCTGGCTGTGGATGCCGTTGCCGCCCAGTGCCGCGTAGACGGCAAGCCGGAAGTTCTGGTTCCTTCCCTTACCTTTGTGGCGTCTTTTCAGGCCATTACCGCCGCAGGCTGCCAGCCTGTGGCCTGCGATGTGCTGCCCGAAACAGGCACCATTGACCTTGCCGATGCCGAACGCCGCCTGACCCCCCGCACCATTGCCATCATGCCCGTGCACTATGCCAGCAATCCCTGGCATATTGACGCCATATACGATTTTGCCCGTGCAAAGGGCTTGCGCGTGGTGGAAGACGCCGCTCACGCCTTTGGCTGCAAAAGCAAGGGACGCATGATCGGCAGTTTTGGCGACATGGTCTGCTTCAGCTTTGACGGCATCAAAAATATTACCTGCGGTGAAGGCGGTTGCCTGGTGGCCTTTGATGAGGCCGCCGGAAATCTGGCTTCTGACGCCCGGCTGCTTTCTGTAGCCAACGATGCAAAACAGCGTTTTGCCGGGGCGCGCTCGTGGGATCCCGATGTGACCCGTCAGGGCTGGCGCTATCACATGAGCAATATCATGGCCGCCATCGGGCGGGTGCAGCTTGGGCGGCTTGAATCGGAATTTATTCCCGCACGCCGCATGCTTACAGCCATTTATGAACAGCGCCTCGCAAATGTGGAGGGCCTTGCCCTGCTGGCCACTGACCCGCAGGACTTTGTGGTGCGCCATATCATGCCCGTGCGTGTTCTGGGTGGCCGCAAAGATGCCGTTAAGGAATTTATGGCGGCACGCGATATCCCCACCGGCGTACATTACAAACCAAACCACCTGCTTAGCTGCTTTGGCGGGGGCGCGGAATCGCTGCCCGTGACGGAACAGCTCTATGGCGAACTTGTGACCCTGCCCCTGCACCCCGGCCTCAGCGCCGAAGATGTGGAGAGCGTGTGCGACGCGCTTGTTGCCGCACTCAAGTAG
- a CDS encoding GtrA family protein — protein MVSGWQAVPGFRWLADLVRGLLARRWVRFGIVGGAASVSYFLLGLLFVNVAGLPTLAGNALAYALSFIVSYLGQCLWTFRAADSAAGIASHRTMLPRFAATQAVGLCCNSAIVWLLVRLGVPYAWAMPVAVLTVPVMVYALCKVWVFRTQASFAPAGAEQSPAQQTSTPPTARNEDKA, from the coding sequence GTGGTTAGCGGCTGGCAGGCTGTGCCAGGCTTCAGATGGCTGGCGGATCTGGTGCGCGGGCTTTTGGCCCGGCGCTGGGTGCGCTTTGGCATTGTGGGCGGCGCGGCTTCCGTAAGCTACTTTCTGCTGGGGTTGTTGTTCGTCAATGTGGCAGGTTTGCCCACGCTGGCGGGCAACGCCCTGGCCTATGCGCTCAGTTTTATTGTTTCCTATCTTGGGCAATGCCTGTGGACGTTCCGCGCCGCAGATTCCGCCGCAGGCATTGCCAGCCATCGCACCATGCTGCCGCGCTTTGCGGCTACCCAGGCTGTGGGCCTGTGCTGCAATTCGGCCATTGTCTGGCTGCTGGTGCGGCTTGGCGTTCCTTATGCTTGGGCCATGCCCGTTGCTGTTCTGACCGTGCCTGTCATGGTTTATGCGCTGTGCAAGGTCTGGGTATTCAGAACTCAGGCTTCATTCGCTCCCGCCGGGGCAGAGCAAAGCCCGGCGCAACAGACATCCACACCCCCCACCGCGCGCAATGAGGATAAAGCATGA
- a CDS encoding glycosyltransferase — protein MNAPAVSVIMNCLNSSRDLREAMDSLMAQTFTDFEVVFWDNCSTDESPAIAKSYGEKLRYFRGESIVPLGEGRNLALAQARGRYLAFLDCDDVWRPTKLERQVALFEGNPRVGLVCTDTEIFDGKRVFKRLFAETSPARGMAFAALMERQWISMSSAMVSREALASLSSDKTPSGEGRNGGWFDQSLNVCEEADVFYRIAHDWELDYVDEPLTLWRVHGGNTTFRKFGQFADETLRILEKHRVLYPGYDQEYSGLVTMMTRRACFQKAVALWREGHNAAAREAIKPWRNSGRKFRLFWWASYLPGIFFDVAARLYFALPANLRQ, from the coding sequence ATGAACGCCCCCGCAGTTTCGGTCATCATGAATTGCCTGAACAGTTCCCGCGATCTGCGCGAAGCCATGGACAGCCTCATGGCCCAGACATTCACGGATTTTGAGGTTGTTTTCTGGGACAACTGCTCAACGGACGAAAGCCCCGCCATTGCCAAAAGCTATGGCGAAAAGTTGCGCTACTTCCGGGGAGAGAGCATTGTGCCTCTGGGCGAGGGGCGCAATCTGGCCCTGGCGCAGGCCCGTGGGCGGTATCTGGCCTTTCTTGACTGCGATGACGTGTGGCGGCCTACCAAGCTGGAGCGCCAGGTGGCTCTGTTTGAAGGCAATCCGCGTGTGGGCCTGGTGTGCACGGATACGGAAATTTTTGACGGCAAGCGTGTGTTCAAGAGGCTTTTTGCCGAAACGTCCCCTGCGCGGGGTATGGCCTTTGCCGCATTGATGGAACGCCAGTGGATTTCCATGTCGTCTGCCATGGTCAGCCGTGAGGCACTGGCAAGCCTTTCGTCTGACAAAACTCCGTCGGGCGAAGGCCGCAACGGTGGGTGGTTTGACCAGAGCCTCAACGTGTGCGAGGAGGCCGATGTTTTTTACCGCATCGCTCACGATTGGGAGCTGGACTATGTGGATGAGCCTCTGACCCTTTGGCGGGTGCATGGGGGCAACACGACCTTTCGTAAATTTGGCCAGTTTGCTGATGAAACTTTGCGAATTCTTGAGAAACACCGGGTGTTGTACCCTGGCTATGATCAGGAATATTCAGGCCTTGTCACAATGATGACCCGCAGGGCATGCTTTCAGAAAGCTGTGGCCCTGTGGCGCGAAGGGCACAACGCCGCCGCCCGGGAGGCCATAAAACCCTGGCGCAACAGCGGGCGCAAATTCAGGCTTTTCTGGTGGGCAAGCTATCTGCCAGGAATTTTTTTTGACGTGGCCGCTCGCCTGTATTTCGCGCTGCCAGCCAATTTGCGACAATAG
- a CDS encoding L-lactate permease, whose translation MAWTQVYDPFGGAVVSALLAGIPLISLFYMLAVRRAKGHYAAALAVALSFVLAVAVWGMPFGTALGALSYGAAFGLFPIIWIVITAVWVYNMTVESGEFEYIKESLARLTDDRRLQAIFIAFAFGSFIEGTAGFGTPVAITAAMLVGLGFRPLYAAGICLIANTAPVAFGAIGIPIIVGAQVSGIPEMHVSQIVGRQLPFLSVLVPLWLCVVMCGFKRAMEVLPAIIVAGVSFAGSQFLFSNYHGATLPDIMSALITIIAMVLLLRVWKPKTVWRFEGEKETVLSGAAPSTGVVLRAWLPYIVLAVMVFLWGLPQFKNLLNAVPGSVLKFSWPALDGMVHKAAPILAAGKDPNYPAVFVFNWLSAGGTAILLAGFFSVPFMPGYSFGKAVNCLFRTIHQLRFPIATIAMILGLAYLMNFSGMSSTLGIAFTLTGPLFPLFSPLLGWLGVFLTGSDTSSNALFCGMQRSTAEVVGMDPALAVSANSSGGVTGKMISPQSISVATAATNLVGHEGDLFRFTLGHSLAMTGFICVLTYLQSNVLHWMLP comes from the coding sequence ATGGCTTGGACACAAGTGTATGATCCGTTTGGCGGAGCAGTAGTTTCCGCCCTGCTGGCAGGTATCCCCCTGATCAGCCTTTTTTACATGTTGGCCGTGCGCCGTGCTAAGGGGCATTACGCTGCGGCTCTTGCTGTGGCACTTTCTTTCGTTCTGGCGGTTGCCGTGTGGGGCATGCCGTTCGGAACAGCGCTGGGCGCATTGAGCTACGGCGCGGCCTTTGGCCTCTTCCCCATCATCTGGATCGTTATTACGGCGGTCTGGGTGTACAACATGACTGTGGAATCGGGCGAATTCGAATACATCAAAGAATCGCTCGCGCGTCTGACAGACGACCGCCGTTTGCAGGCCATCTTTATCGCCTTTGCCTTTGGTTCCTTCATTGAAGGTACCGCCGGCTTCGGCACCCCTGTGGCAATCACCGCCGCCATGCTGGTGGGCTTGGGCTTCCGCCCCCTGTACGCCGCTGGTATCTGTCTGATTGCCAACACCGCGCCCGTGGCCTTTGGCGCCATTGGTATCCCGATCATCGTTGGCGCCCAGGTCTCCGGCATTCCTGAAATGCACGTGAGCCAGATCGTGGGCCGTCAGCTGCCCTTCCTGTCCGTGCTGGTGCCCCTGTGGCTCTGCGTGGTCATGTGCGGCTTCAAGCGCGCCATGGAAGTGCTGCCCGCCATCATCGTGGCCGGCGTGAGCTTTGCTGGTTCGCAGTTCCTCTTCTCCAACTACCACGGCGCTACGCTGCCCGATATCATGTCGGCTCTTATCACCATCATCGCGATGGTGCTGTTGCTGCGCGTGTGGAAGCCCAAGACCGTGTGGCGTTTTGAAGGCGAAAAGGAAACCGTGCTGAGCGGTGCTGCCCCTTCAACGGGTGTGGTGTTGCGTGCGTGGCTGCCTTACATCGTTCTGGCCGTCATGGTGTTCTTGTGGGGCCTGCCCCAGTTCAAGAACCTGCTGAACGCCGTGCCCGGTTCGGTGCTCAAGTTCTCCTGGCCCGCTCTTGACGGCATGGTGCACAAGGCTGCCCCCATTCTGGCCGCTGGCAAGGATCCCAACTACCCCGCAGTGTTCGTGTTCAACTGGCTCTCCGCCGGTGGTACGGCCATCCTGCTGGCTGGTTTCTTCTCCGTGCCTTTCATGCCTGGTTATTCGTTCGGCAAGGCTGTTAACTGCCTGTTCCGTACCATTCACCAGCTGCGCTTCCCCATTGCGACCATCGCCATGATCCTGGGCCTGGCTTATCTCATGAACTTCTCCGGCATGAGCTCCACCCTGGGTATTGCCTTTACCTTGACTGGCCCGCTGTTCCCGCTCTTCTCGCCCCTTCTGGGCTGGCTGGGCGTGTTCCTGACCGGTTCGGACACTTCTTCAAACGCGTTGTTCTGCGGTATGCAGCGCTCCACGGCTGAAGTGGTGGGCATGGATCCGGCCCTGGCCGTTTCCGCCAACTCTTCAGGCGGTGTTACCGGTAAGATGATTTCGCCCCAGTCCATCAGTGTGGCAACTGCTGCCACCAATCTGGTTGGTCATGAAGGCGACCTCTTCCGGTTTACGCTTGGGCACAGCTTGGCCATGACGGGCTTTATCTGCGTGCTCACCTACCTGCAGTCCAACGT